The genomic region CGCTGCGGTCTCCGCCGACCTTGACCGTCACCACCGAGGTCGTCGCCGTGGGGGCGGGCACGACCAGCGGAGTGATCGCCTGTGCCTTGAGCTTCGGGCCCCCGCTCTGCGTCGGCTCGGGTGTTGAGGGATCTGTCGGGGCGGGCGTGCTCGTCGCCGAGGATGAGCCGGATTCGGTCGGCGTCGCTGACGGCGAATCAGGAGGCGAGCTCGTGGGGCTCGCGGTCGCATCGTCCGTCGGGGTGGTACTCGAGGGACTCGAGCTCGGCGAATCGGTCGGCGTGCCTGTGGCGGTCGCATCGTTGCCGGACTGCGTTGCCTGCGCGCCCGTCGATGATGAGCCGTCGTCCGCGTGCGCCGGAAGACTCAGCCCGCCGAACGCGATCGTCACCACGACGGCCGGAGTGATCATCAGAGCGAGCTTCATCCGCAACGATGGTCTGCCGTCGGCGCCGAGCGACGGCAGAGGACTCGTGCCGCGTCTCGACGAACGCAGAAACCGATCGGACCGCTTCGGCATCACGAGCCACCCCTCGCCATTCGAGCTGTCACCGTCGCAATCGAACGGGATCCCCTCAACTCGAAATGAATATCCTTCAGCATAGGCGGGTGCTCAGGCGAACAACAGGTTCCCAAAGGCCTTCGGAGCGCATCAGCGGATGCCCCGCCGCAGCATGTGCTGCAACGGGGCATCCTGGTCGGTTCGGGTCAGCTCCTACTCGAGCTCACCCTCGTCGCGGCGCCGGCGCCACAGCCAACCCATGAGCGCGGTGCCCACCACGAGCAACCCGCCGGCCCAGCCGAGCAGCGACCAGATGTTGGAACCCGTATCGGCGAGAGGACTGCCACCGTTGAGGTAGACCGTGGCGCTGGCATCCTCACAGCCCGTCTCGCTCGCGTTGTCCATGTTCTTGAAGCACAGCGTCGCCGTGTTCGTGATGCTGGTCGCGGTCGTCGTGGGCCGCACGCTCACCGAGAGGTTGACCGCCGGTGTGCTCGGCGCGCTCAGTGAGATGTCTCCGAAGAGCGTGCAGTTCAGCGTGCCGCCGTAACCGTTGGCGTCGGTTCCGGTGACCGCGCAGTCCTGCCAGCGCGGGAACGCCGTGGTGCTGGTCTCGATCTTGGTGACCTTGATGTCCGACGGGATCGGGTCCTTGATCGTGACCGGGCTCGCGGCGCCCAGGTTGAGGTTGTGCGCTGCCATCGAGTACGTGAACGAGCCACCCGGTGTGGTGTTCGTCACGCTCGCGGTCTTGGTGAAGCCCACCTGGGTCTCACGGGCGACGGCACAGGCCGCTGTCGCCTCCGGGTAGTTCACGATGTAGGTCGCGGTCGGGTTGACCGACACCGTCACCGTGGACTGGTAGCGCCAGGCATCCGTCGCCACATGGGTCGGGTCGTAGACCAGGCCTGCGAAGGCCGGCACGCTCGGGTCCGGAAGCACCAGGACGCCGTTCACATAGTCCGACTCCTGGATGGGCCGCCAGCCTGGGAACCCGATGCCGATGCCCTGCGGGTTCACCGCACCACCCGGCCAGAGGATCGAGCCGGAGTCGCCGCTGTGCAGCGTCTTGGTGAGTGATGCCGGATCCGGCGGGAGGTCGGTGCTGGGCACGCCACCCTGACCCGGCTGGTTCGCCGTCCAGAGCAGGGTCACCGGATCGCTCGACACGTTGTCGGTCGTCTGGATGTCGTAGTGCAGGTACGGGATGTCCGCCTTGCACTGCACCCACACGTTGGCGTCGACTGCCTTCTGAGTGACCGTGGCGGTGCCGCAGTCATTCGTCGGGTCGATGTCGTTCGGCATGCTCACGCACGCCGTGTTCGAGATGTCGGCCGGCGGTGTCACCGGAGCAGGGCCGTCCTCACCGGGCTGCACGATCGGAGCGGTCTCCGTCACCGGGTTGACCTTCACGAACAACGTGATCGTGTCGGTCTCACCCAGCCCCATCGAGGCGATCGCGATGGTCACGGTGTTGGTCGTCGCATCGTAGCTCGGCGTCCAGCCGGCCGGGATGTCGGAGAAGCCGTTCGTGCCCTGCGTGGTGTCGAGCGAGATCTCGCTCGGCAGCGCGTCGGTCACGGTGGATGCTCCGACCGCCTCGTCGCTGTTGTTCGCCACCTCGAGCGAGTACTCGTACTCACTCGTGGCGCCGGCGTCGTCATCCACCGGACCGGTGAAGTGCTCACCGTCCTGCAGCGCCGACTTGGTGATGCCCAGGTCGAGGTGCGGTTCGTGGGTCGTGGTCGTGCAGCTCGAGCCGTCCTCCGGGAAGTCGTTCTGCACGTCGCCGGGCGAGTAGACCTCGGCTTCGACCTCACCGAGGCAGTAGCCGACGGTGCCGGGCTCCATGGTGTTGACCAGGTCGGCGCCGTCCGGTCCCGGATCGGTGCTGTCGACTGTCACCGTGAACGAGACTTCAGCGGTGCCGTCTGCGTCGATCGCCGGCAGCGTCCACGTGAGCGTGTGGTCGCCGTCGAACGCCAGGCCATCGGGAAGCGGGGTGTCCAGGGTGGCGTGGTCGAGCACGCCGCTCAGGTCGTCCGTCTCGGTCTGACCGGCAGGGAGATCTGCATCGGTGTAGTTGTACGCGTGCAGCGTGTACGTGATCTGTCCGCCGGGCAGCACCTGGTCGTTGTTGTTCGGGTCGTTGCCGGCCGTCACCTCCGACGTCTTCCAGAGCACCAGGTCGGGAGTGTCACTCGTCGTCGAGCAGTTGTTGTCGCCGACGCAGGTGAAGTTCGGCGGCGGTGTCAGCGCGTTGTAGAGCGACACGCCCCAGGCATCCTTGTTGACCGTGTAGGAGTAGGTCACCACGAACGACTGCGAGAAGTCGACGCCGGTGTAGCTGTTCAGGTTGAAGAACACACCCTGATCGGCTCCCGCGGAGTTGAGGGAGACGCTCCCACCGTTCGTCACAGCGACGTCGCCGTTGTAGGTGGCGTCCCCGAGCCCGGTCAGCGGGTCGATGTTCTCCGCGGAGGCGAACAGCGGCAGCGCCGGCCACGACGTCGTCGGGTCGTGGGTGATGGTGACCGTGTAGCCGATCGTGTCACCCGGCATCACGCTCAGACCCTTGTCGCTGGTCTTCGCAATCGTCCACTTCGCCGGTGTCGGCGTGTTCGTGAACGTGCAGGTGACGTTGTCGCCCTCGGTCAGGTCGACCGACGGGTTGTCGACATCGATGCCGTCGATGGTCTGCTTCGTGTTGTTGTCGACACAGGTCAGATCAGTCAGCGTGTAACCCTGCGTGCGGTAGGTGCCGTCCGCCAGCTCGCTCAGGTCGTACGTGCCGACCTTCACGCCCTGGTTGACGATCGAGTCCGAGCCGCCCGCGCCGGTGACCTTGGTCGGGCCATCGGCCGTCAGGGTCCAGTCGGAGGGCTGGCCCGCACCGGTGAAGTCGCCGCTCGACGCGACATCCTTCACCAGGGTCAGCTTCGGCTGGATGGCGGTGTTGGTGATCTCGCACGATGCACTCTGCCCGTTCGCGACGGTCAGCGTGGCGGTGTGCGTCGTCGGATCGGTTGCTCCGACGCTGCCGCCGGTGCAGGTCCAGGTGCCGGCGACGAAGCCCGCGGGTCCGGACTCACTCAACGTGTACTGGCCCGCGAAGATCGCGACGTTGTTGACGCCACCGGCCGTGGTCGGATCTCCGTTGCCGGAGACCGTGCCCTGACCGGTGATCTTGATCGGGGTCGCCGTCAACGTGAAGTCCTTCGCGGTGACGTTGCCTCCCGCCTGTGTCTCATCGACGTCCTTCTTCAGCGTGAGGTGCGCCGGCTGGTCCTGGTTGGTGAACGTGCAGTCCACGTTGTCGCCGACCGCCAGCGTGAAGCTGGGGTTGTCGACGCCGACTCCCGACATGGCCTTCCCATTGTTCGTGCACACCAGGTTGCTGAGCGTGTACGCGGCCGAGTTGCCCGGGTTCTCGCTCAGCGTGTAGGTGCCGACCGGGGAGACCACATCGGTCACCGATGCGTCGCCGTCCTTGCCCGTCACGCTGGTGTTGCTCGGACCGGCCGCCGTCAGCGTCCAAGCCGTCTTGAGCGCGCTGCCGCCGTGCGTGTTGTTCACGGTCTTGTGCAGTGTGATCGTGCCGGACTGCGCGGTGTTGGTGTACCGGCAGATGACGGTCGTGGCGTCCTTCGGGATGGTCAGGCTCGTACCCTGGTCGTCCGTGCTGCCGAGGGACACGACGTTGTCGCCGTTCTTGCATTCGAGGGTCGAGGTGTAGCCGACCGCACCGTGTGTGACCCCCTCTTTCAGGTGCACTGTCGAACCGGTGTACGTGCCGGCGCTCGCTCCACTGTTTCCGCTGTCGACCTGGTTGCCGCCCACAGCCGTGGACATCCACGGGGTGAAGTACTCTCCACCGGTGATGAGCAGGTTGGCGGTGTCATTCGCGACGCCGTTGACCCACGACTTGTACAGCCACACCGTGGCCTTGGTCGCACTGTTCTCGAGCGTGCACGTGACCGTGCTGCCTGCGGTGACGGTCTTCGGGATGTTGAAGCTTCCGTCAGCGGCGACGGTGACTCCGTTGTCGCAGGTCAGGGTCTGCGTGTAGCTCGCCGCATTGTCGGCGCCGAGCGTCTCGCTTCCCTTCAGCGACGCTCCGACCGGCACGTTGTCGATCGTTGCGGTCTCGCTCGTCTCTGGTGCTGTCACCGTGCTCGAGTCATCCGACGCCGAACCAGGAGCGGTCTCCGTCAGGTGCAGCACCGTGGTGTCGCCCGCGTGTGAGTTCTCCCATGCCTTCTGCAGCACCACGTTCACCGTCTTGTTGGCGTTGTGGAACGTGCAGGTCACGTCCTTGTCGGGCATCGTGAACGAGCCGCCCGTTGGCGTCGCGTTGTCACACGTCAGCGAGCTGGTGTAGCTGCCGCTCGGTCCCGCAGTCGACTCCGCGAGGTTCACGGTCGAGCCGACGCCGACGGATGCCGTTGCCTGCTGCGTGCTGGTGAAGTCACCGCCCGTGGTGGTCGCCTTCACCGCCGTTCCGTTGTTGATGCTGAGGTTGGTCGAGTCACCGGCGATCGAACCGGTCCAGTCCTTCTTCAGCGTGACCGTGTGCGTGTTCTGCGTGTTCGTGATCGTGCAGCTCAGGCCCCCCTGAGGAACCGTGGCGTTGTATCCACCGGAACCGAGTGCGACAGAACCGCTGCCGCAGTCGATGGTCGCCGCGTAGCTGCCGAGCGGTGATCCGTTGGTGCCTTTGCCGCCGAGCACTTCGGCGAGGGTCACGACGGTGCCTTGCGGAATCTGCGCAACTGCGGCATGCCCGGCGTCGATGCCGTTGGTGCCGTTGTAGGTCGAGGTATTGGTTCCCGGCGTGGCGCCGTTCACGATGATCTGCAGCGCCGCCGTGTCACCGTTGACGCCGCCCTGCCAGTTCTTGGTCAAGGTGACCGTAGACGCCTTGGGCGTGTTGACATAGGTGCAGGTGACGTCGGAGCCGTCCGTCGGCGCCGTGAATGCGCCGTCCTTCACCGTCACGTTGTTCGAACAGGTGAGGGTGCCGTTGTACTGGGCGTAGTTGGTCAGGCCCGGCGTCTCGCTGAGAGCCACGGTGCCGCCGCCGATGACCTTCGTGCTGACACTCGCCGACGGCGTGCTGTCGACCTGGCCGTTCGTTCCCACAGTCGCAGTGGTGCTGGCCGCGGTGCCGAAACCGGCCTGCGGTGCGATCTGCAGGGTCTCGGAGTCACCCGTGGAGCCGATCTTGACGCCGCCCTGCCACTTCTTCTGCAGGGTCACCGTGCTCTGCTTCGCGGTGTTGGTCACCGTGCACGTCACCCCTCCGGCGACAACGACGGTCACCGGGTCGTTGTTGGAGTCGACACAGGAGACGGCCTCGTTGTAGCCGCCGCGATTGGTGCCGAGAGTCTCATGTGCACCGATCGTGGTCCCGAGAGCGACCTGAACCTTGTTCGCCAACACATCGGTCTGCGTGGCCACCACCGAACCGACCGTGCCGCCGACTGTGGAGAGCCCGCTGTACGGGGTGCCGTCGAGGTAGACCGTCGCGGAGTCGCCACCGATTCCGTTGATCCACGTCTTCTTCAGCGTGACGGATGCGGTGCTCAGTTTGTTCTCCACCTGGCAGCTGACCGAGGTGGCTGTCTTGGGCACCGTGATCTGGTAAGACCCGTTGACGACGGAAACGGTGATCGATTTGCCGCTCTGGTCCTCGCAGGTGTAGCCGACCGTCTGGTAGGTGCCCACATTCGTGTGGCCGGCGGCCGGAACGACCTCCGCGATCGTCACGGTGCTGCCGAGAGTGGCGTTCGCTGTCGCCTTCTGGCTCGAGACCTGCCCCAGGGTTCCGTCGGCGACCGCGATCGCACCCGTTGCCCCTGTGACGCCACTGCCCGAGATCGTGAGACCGGCGGTGTCATTGGCGATCGACGTGTCCCACAGCTTCGAGAGCGTGATGGGCGCACTGCCGTTGCTGTTGGTGAAGGTGCAGTTCGTGTTCGCCTTCACCTGGAAGGTGTACGACTTCGTGCCGTTGGAGTCGGTCGTGGTGACCGGCGCTCCTGCACACACGAGGGTGGTCGTGTACGCACCGTCGTTGTTGGCCATCGTCTCGCTGACCGTCACGTCGCTGCCGATCGGCACGCTCACCGTCGCCGGCGTGGTGTCGTTGTAGGTGCCGCCGGCAGCCGGCACGGTCGAGTTGTGCGAGTCGTCGAGCGATCCCGGTCCGTTGATCGAGATGGTCGACACGTCGCCGCCGATCGCGCCGCTCCAGTTCTTGTACAGGTTCACCGTGGCCGTGCCGTTGGTGTTCGCGATGGTGCAGGTCACGTCCTGGTTCGGCATCGTGAACGAACCGCTGAACCCGGTTCCACTCGTGGGCGTGCCGCTTGTGCACGACCAGTTCGCGGAGTACGTGCCGCCGTTGGAACTCTGAAGGGCCTCGGTGATCGCGACGCTCGAGCCGACCGGAACGTTCAGCTCCTTCACGACATTGGTCGTGTCGGTGAAGCTGGGCGTCGACCCGACTGTCGAGGTGTTCTTCGTGCTGGCGTCGCCGTTGACGGTGAGGTTGGTCTTGTCACCGGGGACACCGTTGATCCACTGCTTCTGCAGCGTCACAGTGTGCGTGGCGTTGTTGTTGTCGGCCGCGCACGTGACGTTCGCCGCCGGCATCGAGAAGGTCCAGACGCCCGTGCTCGGGTTCTGGAGCGGACTCACCGTCACCGTGCTGCCGTTCTGGGAGTACGTGCACTTCAGCGACTGGGTGTATGCGGCGCCCGGAGCAGTCAACGCCTCATTCACGGTCATCGCCGTTCCCGATGCGTACCCGGCGCTCGTTCCGAGCGACTGCGTGCCGCTTCCGGCGGACACCGGCGAGTTGGGCAGCGCCTTCCCGTTGACGGTGAACGCCGCAGAGTCACCGGAGTTCCAGTTCTCCCACGTCTTGTTGACTGTGACGGTATAGGTCGGGATCTGCTTGTTCTGGAAGACACAGCTCACCGTTGAGGTCGTGGTGGCGGTGAAGGTCACCGACGCCTGTCCTGCCGTGTTCTTCACCGTGGTCGGCGTGCCTCCACCGATCGGCGTCAAGGTACAGACCGCGTTGTTGAAGGCGTAGCCGGCCGGTCCGGATGAGGTGTTCTCCGAGACCGTCACTGATGCGCTGCCGCTGCTGGGGAACGTGATGTTCGACGAAGCGTAACCGTTCTTGCCCGACGACTGCGCCGTGGTCACCGGCGACTGAACCGTCGCACCGGTCGTGCTCGTCGTGACGTTGTACGTCCAGTTGTTGGTGTCGGCCGAGTTGTCGATGACATTGCCACTCGTGTCGAGAACCTGCTTCTGGATGTTCACCTGGCCGGTGCATCCCTGCGTGGCCAACGTGGTCAGAAGCGCTCCGAAACCGCTGCTCGTCGATGCGTAGTAGTTGGCACTCGACGTCGGGTTCGAAGGATCACCGGCGCTGAGACCGGTGACATCGGCGAGGTTCGCTGACCCGCCTGCCGTGGTGCTCAGCCCGATGCCGATGCCGATGAGGGCCGACCCCTTCGCCTTGATGGCGTTGGCCGATGCCACTGCCTGCTCCACGTACTGGAAGTACGAGCTCTGCCCATTTCCGCTGTCGTTCGGCGAGTACGTCGTCGGGGCACCATCGGTCAGGAACAGGACCAGGTCATAGGTCGTCGATGACTTCGCGACGTTGTACAGCCCGTCGTCCCAGTTCGTCGATCCGTTGGGGCTCAGCCCGCCGATGAAGCTGTTCAGCGAGGCGACATCCGCCGCGTTGCCGAGCGACTTGTTCAGCAGAGGCGTGTTGGCCGTGTCTGCGAAGGGATAGACCGACATCGTCGACGGCGTGTTCTGCAGACCCGAGACGACCTGCTTCGCGGCGGCGATCAGGTTCGCCTCCTTGCTGTTGTCCGCCATCGAACCGGACTGATCGAGAACCAGTGCGATGTTCAGGCCGCACTTCTGGGGAATGCTGTTGTCGTCGAGACCGACCGCCATCGTGCCGCTGAAGTCGTTGCCGCTGTGCAGTGCGTCGGCGTATGTTCCGTTGGCGCTCCACGTGCCGCTGGTCGGGCCGGGCACGTTCTGCGTGCCACCCGAGTTCAGCGTCGTGGTCTGGAACTGGTACGTGGTCGAGTTCACGGTGCTCGAGGTGCCGTACGACATGGTCGTGAGCGGGAACCAGCCCGAGGGCGTGCTGACCTCGGAGACGTTCCACTTGTAACCGGCGGGAACGGAGATCGTGCAGGTGCCTGCTGTGGTCGTGCAGGTGAAGGTGCCGGGGTTGCCCGTCGTTGCGACGGCCTGGAACTTCGTGCCGTCAGGCGCGTTGCCTGCGTTCGTGCCCGCGGTGCGGGTGCCGCTCGCGTGAATGACGATCGAGGCAGGCGCCTTGTAGGTCTGCGTGAAGGTACACGCGGCTGAACGTCCGGTGCTTGACCCGAACGTCACGGTGAACGGCGCCGTCGTCGTGAAGCTCGTTCCGCCTCCACCGCTGGTCCTGCAGGTGAACGTGGTCGCGTAGTTCAGCTGGATTGCTGCCGTCGCCGTCGCCGTCAGTGTGTACGTGTTGCTCTGCGGAACGTTGTGGGAGTCGCCCGAGTTGAAATCGTAAGTGTTGTTTCCCTGAGTGGCCACCAGGGTCCAGTCACCGACGCCCGCCGTGCCGCCGCCGGTGTTGACGACCGTATTGGTGACCGTCAGCGCCGCGCAGTTGGTCGTACAGTCCGCGGTCGCGGCGAGCGGAGTGATGGCGTTCTGTGTGCTCTGGAGCGACTGGGTCTTCAGACTCGAGGTCTGCGATGGCGACGGGCTCGGAGACGGCGAGCTGCTCGGCGTCGATGACGACGTGTCCGTCGGCGTGCTCGACGACGTGTCGCTCGGCGTCGACGACGAGGTGTCCGTCGGCGTGCTCGATGGCGTGTCCGTCGGGGTCGAGCTCGACGTGTCCGTCGGCGTGGGGTTCACGTCGGCCGCATACGCCGGCAGGCTCAGGCCGCCGACGGCGACGCCGATCGCAAGCACGGGCGCGGTGACGAAGGCGAGGAACGCCTGACGTCGATTCCAATACCCGGGTTCCCGAGTGCGGCGGTGCCGAGACCGCCCCTTCTCCTCGTTGGTCTTGCGAAGGAACGGATTCCGCCGGTCACGCATCAGAGCCACCTTGATTGATCGGGACTCGCCTCGACCCCACCGTCGGGACGCCGTCGGTATATAACACGACGATTCCTCACACTATGCAGGTCCCTAGTACAAAAGTGAGTTGTAATCAAATCTTGATCATCTGAGCGGTCCCCAGTGCGGGGGGCAGAAGACGAGCCGCTCCGCGCGCACTAAAAAGGGGTCGGGCCCGAAGGCCCGACCCCTTTCGAGATCGAAGTAGGGAGACTACTTGATGATCTTGGTGACCGTACCGGCACCCACGGTGCGTCCACCCTCGCGGATGGCGAAGCCGAGGCCCTCCTCCATGGCGATGGGCTGGATCAGCTCGACCGTCATGTCGGTGGTGTCGCCGGGCATGACCATCTCGGTGCCCTCGGGCAGCGTGATGACGCCGGTGACGTCGGTGGTGCGGAAGTAGAACTGCGGGCGGTAGTTCGAGAAGAACGGGTTGTGACGTCCACCCTCGTCCTTGGACAGGATGTACGCGGTGCCCTCGAAGTTCGTGTGCGGCGTGACCGAACCCGGCTGCACGACGACCTGGCCGCGCTCGACATCCTCGCGCTTGGTGCCACGAAGAAGCAGACCACAGTTCTCACCGGCCCACGCCTCGTCGAGCTGCTTGTGGAACATCTCGATACCCGTGACCGTGGTCTTCTGCGTCGGGCGGATGCCGACGATCTCGACCTCGGAGTTGATCTTCAGCGTGCCGCGCTCGGCGCGACCCGTGACGACCGTGCCACGACCGGTGATGGTGAAGACGTCCTCGATGGGCATGAGGAACGGCTTGTCCTTGTCACGCACCGGGTCGGGGATGGAGTCGTCGACGGCGTCCATGAGGTCGAGGATGGACTGCGTCCACTTCTCGTCGCCCTCGAGAGCCTTCAGGCCCGAGACGCGGATGACCGGGGCGTTGTCGCCGTCGAAGTCCTGGCTCGACAGGAGGTCGCGAACCTCGAGCTCGACGAGCTCCAGGATCTCCTCGTCGTCGACCATGTCGGCCTTGTTCAGCGCGACGAGCAGGTAGGGGACGCCGACCTGCTTGGCGAGCAGAACGTGCTCACGAGTCTGAGCCATCGGGCCGTCGGTCGCCGCGACCACGAGGATCGCGCCGTCCATCTGAGCGGCACCGGTGATCATGTTCTTGATGTAGTCAGCGTGGCCCGGGGCGTCGACGTGTGCGTAGTGACGTTTCGGGGTCTCGTACTCGACGTGCGAGATGTTGATGGTGATGCCGCGCTGGCGCTCCTCGGGAGCCGAGTCGATCGACGAGAAGTCGCGCACGACGTTGACATCCGACGGGTACTTGTCCGCGAGCACCTTGGAGATAGCTGCGGTGAGCGTCGTCTTGCCGTGGTCGACGTGACCGATCGTTCCGATGTTCACGTGCGGCTTGGTCCGCTCGAACTTGGCCTTAGCCACTGTGGGTCCTCCTCAGGACTCTCGTGTAGAAGCTGCGGGCGGCTTCGACCGACCGGACATTCTACGGGGATCTTTTCTATGTTACGTGATCTTTCGGGTGAGCCGAACCGTGGGTCCGGCTCACCCGGGTCTGGTTTCGAGACGCCGCTTCGCGGCTCCTCAACCAGCAGAGGGCGTTACTCGCCCTTGGCCTTCTGGATGATCTCGTCGGCGACAGCCTTCGGGACCTCCGCGTAGCTCTCGAACGACATGGAGTAGACGGCGCGACCGGAGGTCTTCGAACGAAGGTCACCGATGTAGCCGAACATCTCCGACAGCGGAACGTGAGCGCGCACGACCTTGACGCCCTGGGCATCCTCCATGGCCTGGATCTGGCCGCGGCGGGAGTTCAGGTCGCCGATGACGTCGCCCATGTACTCCTCGGGCGTGCGCACCTCGACGGCCATCAGCGGCTCGAGGATGACCGGGTTGGCCTTGCGAGCGGCCTCCTTGTACGCCATCGAACCGGCGATCTTGAACGCCATCTCGGAGGAGTCCACCTCGTGGTAGGCGCCGTCGAGCAGGATGGCCTTGACACCCACGGTCGGGTAGCCGGCGAGAACGCCGACCTGCATGGCATCCTGGATGCCCGCGTCGACCGAGGGGATGTACTCGCGAGGAACGCGGCCACCCGTGACCTTGTTCTCGAACTCGTATGTCGTCTCCGCCGTGACCTCGAGAGGCTCGAGCGAGATCTGCACCTTCGCGAACTGGCCGGATCCACCGGTCTGCTTCTTGTGGGTGTAGTCCAGCTTCTCGACCACCTTGCGGATGGTCTCACGGTAGGCCACCTGCGGCTTGCCGACGTTGGCCTCGACCTTGAACTCGCGCTTCATGCGGTCGACGAGGATGTCGAGGTGAAGCTCGCCCATGCCGCCGATGACGGTCTGGCCGGTCTCCTGGTCGAGCTCGACGCGGAACGTCGGGTCTTCTTCGGCCAGCTTCTGAATGGCCGTGCCCAGCTTCTCCTGGTCGGCCTTCGTCTTCGGCTCGATGGCGACCTTCAGCACCGGCTCCGGGAACGTCATGGACTCGAGCACGATCTGGTCGTGCGGGTCGCACAGCGTGTCACCGGTGGTGGTGTCCTTCAGGCCGATGACCGCGTAGATGTGGCCGGCGGTGACGGAGTCGACCGGGATCTCCTTGTTGGCGTGCATCTGGAAGATCTTTCCGATGCGCTCCTTCTTCTGCTTGGTCGAGTTGATGACCTGCGCGCCGGAGTCGAGATGACCCGAGTAGACGCGGATGTAGGTCAGGCGACCGAAGAAGGGGTGCACAGCGATCTTCGAGACCAGCGCGGAGAACGGCTCGGTGGCATCCGCGTGACGCTCCAGCACCTTCTCGGGGTCGCGAACGTCGTGACCCTGAACGGCGGGAACGTCGAGCGGGCTCGGCAGGAAGTCGACGACCGCGTCGAGCATGGGCTGCACGCCACGGTTCTTGAACGCCGAGCCGCACAGCACCGGGTAGATCTCGTTGTTGACCGTGAGCTTGCGGATCGCCGCCTTGATCTCGGGAACCGTGATCTCCTCGCCGCCGAAGAACTTCTCCAGCAGCGCGTCGTCGGTCTCGGCGACGGTCTCGAGCAGAGCGGCGCGGTACTCCTCGGCCTTCTCCTTGAGGTCGGCCGGGATCTCCTCGATCTCGTAGTGGGCGCCCATGGTGACATCACCCTTGGCGTCGCCCGGCCACACCAGCGCGCGCATCTCGATCAGGTCGACGACACCGACGAAGTCGTTCTCGCTGCCGATCGGAAGCTGCAGCACCAGCGGCTTGGCGCCGAGGCGGTTGATGATGGTGTCGACCGTGAAGTAGAAGTCGGCGCCGAGCTTGTCCATCTTGTTGACGAAGCAGATGCGCGGAACGTTGTACTTGTCGGCCTGACGCCACACGGTCTCGGACTGGGGCTCGACGCCCTCCTTGCCGTCGAAGACGGCGACGGCGCCGTCGAGGATGCGCAGCGAGCGCTCGACCTCGACGGTGAAGTCCACGTGACCGGGCGTGTCGATGATGTTGATCTGGTTCTTGTTCCAGAAACAGGTGACCGCGGCGGACGTGATGGTGATGCCGCGCTCCTTCTCCTGCTCCATCCAGTCGGTCGTCGAAGCACCGTCGTGCGTCTCACCGATCTTGTGGTTGACGCCCGTGTAGAACAGGATGCGCTCGGTCGTGGTGGTCTTACCGGCATCGATGTGCGCCATGATGCCGATGTTGCGGACCTTGTTCAGGTCTGTGAGCACGTCTTGTGCCACGGGGATTCCTCCGGAGAAAGATTGGTGTGATTGCCGTACCGGCTCAGCCGGCGCACGGGGCGGGGTATGGTGTCCAGCCGCCTCGCGCGTCCAACGAATACAACCCGAAACGGGCTGCGAATGTTCCGTACGACCGGGCGGCAGCCGCAGTGCCGGCCCTGCGGCCGGACACTGCGACTACCAACGAGCTGCTACCAGCGGTAGTGAGCGAACGCGCGGTTCGACTCGGCCATCTTGTGC from Humibacter ginsenosidimutans harbors:
- the fusA gene encoding elongation factor G — encoded protein: MAQDVLTDLNKVRNIGIMAHIDAGKTTTTERILFYTGVNHKIGETHDGASTTDWMEQEKERGITITSAAVTCFWNKNQINIIDTPGHVDFTVEVERSLRILDGAVAVFDGKEGVEPQSETVWRQADKYNVPRICFVNKMDKLGADFYFTVDTIINRLGAKPLVLQLPIGSENDFVGVVDLIEMRALVWPGDAKGDVTMGAHYEIEEIPADLKEKAEEYRAALLETVAETDDALLEKFFGGEEITVPEIKAAIRKLTVNNEIYPVLCGSAFKNRGVQPMLDAVVDFLPSPLDVPAVQGHDVRDPEKVLERHADATEPFSALVSKIAVHPFFGRLTYIRVYSGHLDSGAQVINSTKQKKERIGKIFQMHANKEIPVDSVTAGHIYAVIGLKDTTTGDTLCDPHDQIVLESMTFPEPVLKVAIEPKTKADQEKLGTAIQKLAEEDPTFRVELDQETGQTVIGGMGELHLDILVDRMKREFKVEANVGKPQVAYRETIRKVVEKLDYTHKKQTGGSGQFAKVQISLEPLEVTAETTYEFENKVTGGRVPREYIPSVDAGIQDAMQVGVLAGYPTVGVKAILLDGAYHEVDSSEMAFKIAGSMAYKEAARKANPVILEPLMAVEVRTPEEYMGDVIGDLNSRRGQIQAMEDAQGVKVVRAHVPLSEMFGYIGDLRSKTSGRAVYSMSFESYAEVPKAVADEIIQKAKGE
- the tuf gene encoding elongation factor Tu, with protein sequence MAKAKFERTKPHVNIGTIGHVDHGKTTLTAAISKVLADKYPSDVNVVRDFSSIDSAPEERQRGITINISHVEYETPKRHYAHVDAPGHADYIKNMITGAAQMDGAILVVAATDGPMAQTREHVLLAKQVGVPYLLVALNKADMVDDEEILELVELEVRDLLSSQDFDGDNAPVIRVSGLKALEGDEKWTQSILDLMDAVDDSIPDPVRDKDKPFLMPIEDVFTITGRGTVVTGRAERGTLKINSEVEIVGIRPTQKTTVTGIEMFHKQLDEAWAGENCGLLLRGTKREDVERGQVVVQPGSVTPHTNFEGTAYILSKDEGGRHNPFFSNYRPQFYFRTTDVTGVITLPEGTEMVMPGDTTDMTVELIQPIAMEEGLGFAIREGGRTVGAGTVTKIIK